A stretch of DNA from Desulfosarcina ovata subsp. ovata:
GGCAGTCTTGGCAAATCGACCTGGAGCAGTTTGCGCTTCATGTTGCCGGTGATGTTGCTTTGTATTCCCTATTTGCTGCTGAAAACACGGGATCTCAACGTGATGAATACGGGCGACGATGTGGCCGTAAGCCTGGGTGCCAATGTCAGGCGGGCCAGGCTCCTGATTCTGATGGCGGCATCGATTTTAACGGCCATCACCATCTGCTTTACCGGGGCGATCGGTTTTATCGGGCTGGTCGCACCGCATATGGCGAGGATGATTTTAGGCGGCGACAACCGGTTCGTCGTACCGGCGGCGGGCCTTGTCGGTGCTTTGCTGCTCAGTGCATCGGACCTGGTGGCAATGAATATCATCCCCCCCACGGTCATCCCCATCGGGATCATGACCGCATTCATGGGGGTTCCCCTTTTCCTTTATTTGATCATGAAAAACAGGAGCGAGCTCTGGCGGTAGAACTGAAAGTCAACGATTTGGTCTTTTTCTATGGAGACCGGCCGGTGCTTGACCGGATTACCTTCGATGTCTTGCCCGGACAGATTCTGGCCTTGCTAGGGCCCAACGGTGCCGGCAAATCCACTTTGCTCAAGTGCATCGACGGACTGCTACGACCGCAAAAGGGCTGCATCGAACTGAACGGCAAGCCGATCCATGGCCTGCGCCGCAAGACGATTGCCCGGCTAATGGCCTATGTGCCGCAAACCACTGGCGAGATCTTCCCCTTCAAAGTCATCGACATGGTCTTTTTGGGCCGCTATCCCCATGGCAACGGGCATACCGGCAACAAGGATCTTGAGAAGGCCTTCAAGGCCCTCGCGTGGATGGGCATCGAAGATCTCGCGATGAAGGATTTCGGCGCCATTAGCGGCGGGCAGCAACAGAAAGCGACCATCGCCAGGGCCATTGCCCAGGAAGCCGAAGTTCTCCTGCTTGACGAACCCACCAGCAATCTCGATATCCGCCATCAGCTCGAAGTCATGGATTTGCTGAGGTATTTGGTTAAAACCAACTCCCTGTCGGCCATCATCACCATGCATGACCTCAATCTGGCCGCAAGATATGCGGATAAAGTCATCATGTTGGAAAACGGTAAGATCGTCGCCGCGGGGGACCCGGTGACCGCCCTGACGCCCAAAACCATCGCATCGGTTTATCGTGTGGCGGTTGAAGTCGGCAGCATCCGCAACAAGCCGCATATCATACCTCTCAAGCCACTTACATCAAACGTCCAACCTCGAAAGTGAGATGCTTTGGTTCCCACACTCCAGTGCGGGAACCAAGACCCGGGCAGATGAAAGCCATTGACGCTCCCATACGGAACATGGAACCATCAAAAGCCGGGGATAAAATCATCCCCGACTTTGTTCTCGCCACCGGTTTCAGCCGGCAGCAGGGCTCAGTCGTCCGGTTCGTCCCAATATCTGGTACACCGGTTTATGCAACATTGGGGTTGCATCGTCATACGCCTAAAACCTGACGCTCATCGCCGCCCCAAACGTCCTGTCGGTCATGGGATACCCCCTGTCGTTGGAGTATTCCTCGTCGAACAGGTTGTTGACATACAGTTTCAGCTTGGCAACCTTGACGCCATGCCAGTTGTCGAACAGCCTTTGCTCAATGGCGAAATCGAACACGTGATAGCTATCGAGCGCGACATCACGAACTTCCAGGTTGCTGGGATCGTCGTCCACGATATCAATGACCTGCTGAACCTGATCATCCTGGTATTTGTAGTCCAAAAGCAGCATGGTTCTTTCGAACAGGTTGAATCGGAGTCCTGCGTTGAAACGATGTTTGGCCCGATCGCTCAAGCTCTCGTCCGCCCACTCCTCGGGACCACCGTTGTGGGGGCCTTCGTAGCTCCATTTGTTGTAGGAGTAGCTTACGTAAAAATACAAATCCTCGTACAGGTTGCCGTTGATTTCCAAGTCGATGCCTTCCTTGTAAACTTTTTCCAACTCGATCATCCGGCGGCCCCAGATGGACTCCTTGAAGTAATCCGTGGACGCGTCGGCCCATATCCCGTAATCCCTGAAATCGTAGTGGGAAAAGTCAATATTGAAAAAGATGTTCTTCCAAATCCTTCTGTTGATCACTAAATCGTAGCCGACGCCATGGGTCGGGTCGACTTCCACGCCCGAGCCCCAGCTGCACACCTCGCAGTAGTCCCGGGGCGTCCATATTTTGCTGACCCCCAAGGACAAGGACGTATCCCTGAGCCACCGTGCCCAGCTGTCCAATTGATAGGTCAGAAAAGACTTGGGCACCAGCTCGGTATAGTTGCGTTTAACCTGCTTCGACGGATGCGATGGGTCCTTGTACGAGCCGTCCGGGTCTGAGGAGGACGGATCATTCCAGTTATCCCACCATATGTCGATGTCTTCGTAGCGCAGCCCGACAGTCCAGGTCAGGCTTGGCAAGATGGCCCACCGGTCCTGGACATATCCCGCCCAGGTTTCAACGATCTGCTCCGTGTACTTCTGGTACAGGTGCGCCGTATCCATGCCGATCACGATTTTGTGGGTGTCGAAAATCTCGAATTCGTTTTTGGCCAATCCGCCATATGACACATAGTTGGTGTCATAGCTGTTGTAATCGTAGCCATTGCGATGGTAGTGCTGGCCCTCGTCCGTGTAGTACGCACCAATGATCCAGGTTCCCCATTGGCTGGGCTGGTCGAAATCTAAGCGGATGGAATGGCCATCGTAGTCTCTTCTACAGTCGTCGTCAGGGTCTTGCCAGCGAGTGGAAACGTCGTCTGCCAGTACGTCGGGATAGGAACTGTCATAATCGTCCCTGTCCGGGTCGTTGGCCGAGGGGATCTCGCGCATCAGGTCGCTGTATGTCGCGGACACCTTTATGAACCCCTCCGACGGAAGCCTGTAGCTCAAACCTCCATTCACGGATTCGATTTCGGCGGCGTTATTTCTCAAATAGCCGTCCGTTCGGTATCTTTCATAGCCGACATTCATACTGAACCTGTCCACGCCGCCTTGAACGTTGACCGTCTGGCTCTGGGTATTGTAACTCCTGAAGTTGACCGAAACGTTGCCGTTGACTGTCGGTTTCTCGTAAATTTCCGGTTTCTTCGTCTTTAGATTGATAACGCCGCCGAATGCCTTGCCGTCGTATAGCGCGGAATGGGGGCCGTAAATAAATTCGATGCTATCCACGGTGGAAAGCGGGACCGTGGTATAGTCCAGATAGTGGTCCCCCCACCATCCGCCTGTTTTCTGGATAACCAGCCCGTCGACGGCCATCAAAAACTGGCGGGATTCGAACCCCCGCATCTGAAACGTGTCCGGTTCCGGCACCAGATCGCTTTGCCCCCTAAAATCGATCATCGCCCTGTCTTTCAATAGGTCGAATACATTGGTGGGCTCACTTGCGATGGTGTAATCCTCGACGAATACCTCTGTCTTGTTGG
This window harbors:
- a CDS encoding TonB-dependent receptor encodes the protein MKKLMIVLVFFILATFWLQLFGAVQVFSQETQTESSQETRAESLGEITVKAQRVDINPNKTEVFVEDYTIASEPTNVFDLLKDRAMIDFRGQSDLVPEPDTFQMRGFESRQFLMAVDGLVIQKTGGWWGDHYLDYTTVPLSTVDSIEFIYGPHSALYDGKAFGGVINLKTKKPEIYEKPTVNGNVSVNFRSYNTQSQTVNVQGGVDRFSMNVGYERYRTDGYLRNNAAEIESVNGGLSYRLPSEGFIKVSATYSDLMREIPSANDPDRDDYDSSYPDVLADDVSTRWQDPDDDCRRDYDGHSIRLDFDQPSQWGTWIIGAYYTDEGQHYHRNGYDYNSYDTNYVSYGGLAKNEFEIFDTHKIVIGMDTAHLYQKYTEQIVETWAGYVQDRWAILPSLTWTVGLRYEDIDIWWDNWNDPSSSDPDGSYKDPSHPSKQVKRNYTELVPKSFLTYQLDSWARWLRDTSLSLGVSKIWTPRDYCEVCSWGSGVEVDPTHGVGYDLVINRRIWKNIFFNIDFSHYDFRDYGIWADASTDYFKESIWGRRMIELEKVYKEGIDLEINGNLYEDLYFYVSYSYNKWSYEGPHNGGPEEWADESLSDRAKHRFNAGLRFNLFERTMLLLDYKYQDDQVQQVIDIVDDDPSNLEVRDVALDSYHVFDFAIEQRLFDNWHGVKVAKLKLYVNNLFDEEYSNDRGYPMTDRTFGAAMSVRF
- a CDS encoding ABC transporter ATP-binding protein, with amino-acid sequence MLDRITFDVLPGQILALLGPNGAGKSTLLKCIDGLLRPQKGCIELNGKPIHGLRRKTIARLMAYVPQTTGEIFPFKVIDMVFLGRYPHGNGHTGNKDLEKAFKALAWMGIEDLAMKDFGAISGGQQQKATIARAIAQEAEVLLLDEPTSNLDIRHQLEVMDLLRYLVKTNSLSAIITMHDLNLAARYADKVIMLENGKIVAAGDPVTALTPKTIASVYRVAVEVGSIRNKPHIIPLKPLTSNVQPRK